From the genome of Candidatus Neomarinimicrobiota bacterium:
TTACCGGCCTTTTTAATTTCAATATGAATCGTCTCAAAGCATATACCTTATTTGAAATTGTTCTGGTAACAGCCATTATCGGGATTCTGTTCTCTATGGCTATCGTTTCATTTTCACCTGATCAAGAAAAATTGAATTATAAAAAGATGACAGAGTCGCTTAATCAACATATTATTTACGCCCAGGAGGTCGCACTTACTGAAAAAAAATATGCGGTACTTACGGCAGATCCTGAAGAACGAACGTATAGCCTATCTGTAATG
Proteins encoded in this window:
- a CDS encoding type II secretion system protein yields the protein MNRLKAYTLFEIVLVTAIIGILFSMAIVSFSPDQEKLNYKKMTESLNQHIIYAQEVALTEKKYAVLTADPEERTYSLSVMASNVEESGRSIPLWYDNAFVNVVDISSITTTLRFGDSNQILFKPWGLMESLDDITIEIDGMDLIVSGLTGHVSIQR